A single genomic interval of Chloracidobacterium validum harbors:
- a CDS encoding acyl-CoA carboxylase subunit beta has protein sequence MLIESKVQTDSEDFQTNYAALLAQCEQLRERLELVKQGGGPAAQERFVSKGKLLPRERIEQLIDPRSDFLELSPLAAWDMYDNEAPCASFIAGIGRVHGVECLITANDATVKGGAFYPMTVKKSLRAQQIALENRLPCISLVESAGANLFYQAEMFVEGGRGFGNQARLSARGIPQIALVFGSSTAGGAYVPGMSDFAVMVRQQAKVFLGGPPLVKAATGEDIDDETLGGADMHGRVSGVSDYTAEDDADAIRIGREIVASLNWRKPPVPNYRAPELPAYDPDELLGIIPVNPRKTFDMREVIARIVDGSRFFEFKRDYGATLLTGHAHLEGFPVGIIANNGVLFSECALKAAHFIQLCNQARIPIIYLHNTPGFMIGKKVEHEGIVKHGSKMIQAVSNASVPQFSVIVGGSYGAGNYAMCGRAYDPRLLFSWVNSRIAVMGGEQAAGVLVQVRLAAMKARGQTPNPEQMEALRREVVEQFDAQSSAYYATARLWDDGIIDPRDTRRVLGLGLSMAYNADFSSEPASRYGVFRM, from the coding sequence ATGCTGATTGAATCCAAAGTTCAGACCGACAGCGAAGATTTTCAGACCAACTACGCGGCGCTACTCGCGCAATGCGAACAACTGCGCGAGCGGCTCGAACTCGTCAAACAGGGCGGCGGCCCGGCCGCGCAGGAACGGTTCGTGTCCAAAGGCAAGCTGCTGCCCCGCGAACGCATCGAACAGTTGATTGATCCACGCAGTGACTTTCTGGAGCTGTCCCCGCTAGCCGCTTGGGACATGTATGACAACGAAGCCCCATGTGCTTCGTTCATTGCCGGCATTGGCCGGGTTCACGGTGTCGAGTGCCTGATTACGGCCAACGATGCGACGGTCAAGGGTGGGGCGTTTTATCCGATGACCGTCAAGAAAAGTCTGCGCGCCCAGCAGATTGCGCTTGAAAACCGCCTGCCCTGCATTTCGCTGGTGGAATCGGCCGGGGCCAATCTGTTTTATCAAGCGGAAATGTTTGTCGAAGGCGGACGTGGCTTCGGCAACCAAGCGCGGTTGTCAGCGCGGGGGATTCCACAGATTGCGCTGGTGTTTGGGAGTAGTACGGCCGGCGGGGCCTACGTGCCGGGGATGTCCGACTTCGCCGTGATGGTGCGGCAACAAGCGAAGGTTTTTTTAGGTGGCCCACCACTGGTTAAAGCCGCAACCGGTGAAGACATTGACGACGAAACCCTCGGCGGGGCCGATATGCATGGGCGGGTGTCGGGCGTCAGTGACTACACTGCCGAAGACGATGCAGATGCCATCCGCATCGGGCGTGAGATTGTGGCTAGCCTCAACTGGCGCAAGCCTCCCGTGCCGAACTATCGCGCACCAGAGCTGCCGGCTTACGACCCGGACGAGCTACTGGGTATCATTCCGGTCAACCCGCGTAAGACCTTCGATATGCGCGAAGTCATTGCCCGCATCGTTGACGGCTCGCGGTTTTTTGAGTTCAAGCGCGACTATGGGGCCACCCTGCTGACCGGACACGCCCACCTTGAAGGCTTCCCAGTCGGTATTATTGCCAACAACGGTGTCCTGTTTTCAGAATGTGCCCTCAAAGCGGCCCATTTCATCCAGCTTTGCAATCAAGCCCGCATCCCGATTATCTACCTGCACAACACGCCGGGCTTCATGATCGGCAAAAAGGTCGAGCATGAAGGCATTGTCAAGCACGGATCGAAGATGATCCAAGCCGTGTCGAATGCCAGTGTCCCGCAGTTTTCCGTCATCGTTGGTGGCTCATACGGTGCTGGCAACTACGCCATGTGCGGTCGGGCCTACGATCCGCGCCTGCTGTTTTCGTGGGTCAACAGCCGCATTGCCGTCATGGGTGGCGAACAGGCGGCCGGCGTCCTGGTCCAAGTCCGGCTGGCTGCCATGAAAGCCCGTGGACAGACGCCCAATCCCGAACAGATGGAAGCCCTGCGCCGGGAGGTGGTCGAGCAGTTTGACGCCCAGTCGTCGGCCTACTACGCCACAGCCCGTTTGTGGGATGATGGGATCATCGATCCACGCGACACGCGACGAGTTTTAGGCTTGGGGCTTTCCATGGCCTACAACGCCGATTTCTCTAGCGAGCCGGCGTCGCGCTATGGGGTCTTCCGCATGTAG
- a CDS encoding alpha/beta fold hydrolase, with amino-acid sequence MPFLDTDSVRLYVQIVGERGLPIIFVNGWSATCQMWLPLVKRLSKSYRCILYDARGTGRSLSTALGTGFEVEDAVADLHAVLRYASAWDAHLIGQGIGAVVGLLAARERPQNFSSLTLIGTECLPPPSDQDQAVTADLLLTQVRVLLQEAATLPYVRQLLLWRYRRVPEPHRTKLYEDFAATDPRAAYGLAQSVRDVVVRARFWEALRQVPIPILLVRGALDDVLTAATHRAMFDCIQRGQTATVRGAGHVPTLEYPEECVELLVNFFRTESLPAYRP; translated from the coding sequence ATGCCGTTTCTCGATACTGATAGCGTTCGGCTTTACGTACAGATCGTGGGCGAAAGAGGGTTGCCCATCATTTTCGTCAATGGTTGGTCTGCAACCTGTCAGATGTGGTTGCCGTTGGTCAAGCGCTTGTCCAAGTCGTATCGGTGTATTCTCTATGATGCACGCGGCACGGGACGGTCGCTCTCCACGGCACTCGGCACGGGCTTTGAGGTCGAGGATGCCGTTGCCGACCTGCATGCCGTCCTGCGCTATGCTAGTGCGTGGGACGCCCACTTGATTGGACAAGGCATTGGCGCCGTCGTTGGCCTCCTGGCGGCACGCGAGCGTCCGCAGAACTTTTCTTCGCTAACCCTCATCGGAACGGAGTGCCTGCCACCGCCGTCAGATCAAGACCAAGCCGTCACGGCCGACTTGCTGTTGACCCAGGTCCGGGTGTTGCTCCAGGAGGCGGCCACACTGCCCTACGTGCGCCAGTTATTGCTGTGGCGCTACCGGCGCGTTCCCGAACCGCATCGAACCAAGCTCTACGAGGATTTCGCGGCCACCGATCCCCGGGCCGCCTATGGACTTGCCCAATCCGTGCGGGACGTCGTCGTGCGCGCCCGCTTTTGGGAAGCGCTGCGTCAGGTTCCCATCCCGATATTGCTGGTGCGTGGCGCATTGGATGACGTGCTGACTGCGGCAACGCACCGCGCGATGTTCGACTGCATCCAGCGGGGACAGACCGCAACGGTCCGCGGTGCCGGCCACGTGCCTACCCTGGAATACCCAGAAGAATGCGTTGAATTGCTGGTGAACTTTTTCCGTACCGAGTCGCTTCCGGCCTACCGTCCATGA
- a CDS encoding amidohydrolase codes for MTTSFPRFTFVLVWLLAAALTLTRGQTRPTEAVDLLVRGGTVVTMDAQRRVIPNGFVAVRGSQIVAVGDTADAGRYRAKTVIEAGGKAVLPGLINAHTHVPMTLFRGLADDLLLQEWLTKFIFPAEAKNVSRDMVRAGTRLACLELIRGGTTCFVDMYYFEGDIAEVTEAAGLRAILGQTIIDFPVPDALTPQMGIAQAERFIQKYRSGHPLITPAVAPHAPYTCAPETLAACRKLADQYGVPLVIHLAEADTETQTILERYGKRPVAHVEQVGVFGPRTIAAHVVQVQANEYAILKKHNVGVAHCPQSNMKLAAGVAPIPDLLAAGLAIGLGTDGAASNNDLDLFEEMDTAAKLHKVTHRDPTLVPALKALEMATIEGARAVHLADRIGSLEVGKLADFIVVDISTPRQLPNYNLYSTLVYATKSSDVETVVVHGKLLMRDRRMLTLDEASIRRETAAFRARILESLKK; via the coding sequence ATGACAACGTCTTTTCCACGTTTCACATTCGTGCTGGTCTGGCTCTTGGCGGCGGCGCTGACGCTGACTCGCGGCCAGACCCGACCGACCGAAGCGGTTGACTTGCTCGTGCGGGGCGGCACGGTCGTCACCATGGACGCCCAGCGGCGCGTCATCCCGAACGGCTTTGTCGCCGTTCGCGGCAGCCAGATTGTCGCCGTAGGCGACACGGCCGATGCCGGACGCTACCGCGCCAAAACGGTCATCGAGGCCGGCGGCAAGGCCGTCCTGCCAGGTCTCATCAACGCCCACACGCACGTTCCCATGACACTGTTTCGGGGACTGGCCGATGACCTGCTGCTTCAGGAGTGGCTGACGAAGTTTATTTTCCCGGCCGAGGCCAAGAACGTCTCACGGGATATGGTCCGCGCCGGGACGCGCCTGGCCTGCCTGGAGCTGATCCGGGGCGGCACGACCTGCTTCGTGGATATGTACTATTTCGAGGGCGACATTGCCGAGGTCACGGAAGCTGCCGGACTCCGGGCCATCCTGGGGCAGACGATCATTGACTTTCCGGTTCCCGACGCCCTGACGCCTCAAATGGGGATTGCGCAGGCTGAGCGCTTCATCCAGAAATACCGGTCTGGCCACCCGCTCATCACACCGGCCGTTGCGCCGCATGCGCCCTACACCTGTGCCCCGGAAACGCTGGCCGCGTGCCGTAAGCTTGCTGACCAATACGGCGTGCCACTGGTCATTCACCTTGCCGAAGCCGACACCGAAACCCAAACCATCCTGGAACGGTACGGGAAGCGTCCCGTGGCGCACGTCGAGCAGGTCGGCGTGTTTGGTCCGCGCACGATTGCCGCGCATGTCGTGCAAGTGCAGGCCAACGAGTACGCCATTCTGAAAAAGCACAACGTCGGGGTTGCTCACTGCCCGCAAAGCAACATGAAGCTGGCGGCAGGCGTCGCGCCCATTCCAGACCTGCTGGCGGCCGGGCTGGCCATCGGGCTTGGGACGGACGGCGCGGCGTCCAATAACGACCTCGATTTGTTTGAGGAAATGGATACGGCGGCCAAGCTCCACAAGGTGACACACCGCGATCCGACCCTCGTGCCGGCGCTCAAGGCGCTTGAAATGGCGACCATCGAAGGTGCGCGCGCCGTTCACCTGGCCGACCGGATCGGATCGCTGGAAGTCGGCAAGCTGGCGGATTTCATCGTGGTGGACATCTCCACGCCACGCCAGCTACCGAACTACAACCTCTACTCGACGCTGGTTTATGCGACCAAAAGCAGCGACGTGGAAACCGTTGTGGTGCATGGCAAGCTGCTGATGCGCGACCGGCGCATGCTCACCCTGGATGAAGCGTCCATCCGCCGTGAGACGGCGGCCTTCCGGGCGCGTATCCTTGAAAGCCTCAAGAAATAA